The following coding sequences lie in one Maribacter forsetii DSM 18668 genomic window:
- a CDS encoding phosphoribosyltransferase family protein, with protein sequence MQQTILSHQQIQHKIERIAYQIYEANVSEEEIIIAGIEGGGLQFAKKIVAKLKKITEAKIVLCKLSMDKKNPLGSGVTTSLPDNDFINKSVVIVDDVLNSGTTLIYGVHHFLKTPLKQLKTAVLVNRNHKKYPVKADYKGISLSTSLQEHVNVHFETKNDRVYLD encoded by the coding sequence ATGCAACAGACCATACTTTCCCATCAACAGATTCAACATAAAATTGAACGCATAGCGTACCAAATCTATGAAGCTAATGTTTCTGAAGAGGAAATCATAATAGCAGGTATAGAAGGCGGCGGATTACAATTTGCAAAGAAGATCGTTGCTAAGCTTAAAAAGATTACCGAGGCTAAAATTGTATTATGCAAACTATCTATGGACAAGAAAAATCCGTTAGGTAGTGGTGTTACTACTTCTTTGCCTGATAATGACTTCATAAATAAATCGGTCGTAATCGTTGATGATGTACTAAATTCCGGTACTACATTGATATATGGAGTACACCACTTTCTAAAAACCCCATTAAAGCAACTTAAAACTGCAGTATTGGTTAATAGAAACCACAAAAAATATCCTGTTAAGGCAGATTATAAAGGAATTTCTCTATCGACCTCATTGCAAGAGCATGTAAACGTGCATTTTGAAACCAAAAATGACAGAGTCTATTTAGACTAA
- a CDS encoding RNA-binding S4 domain-containing protein, with the protein MRIDKFLWSIRYFKTRNIASTACKKGHVKINGNTAKPGKEVFPMDEIVVRKNQIDYKLTVLDIPPSRVGAKLVDIYRKDTTPKEAFEHNELLQYSKDYYRKKGIGRPTKKDRRDIDDYLEGPSNTNDDQTAEPNIKSKETED; encoded by the coding sequence ATGCGCATAGATAAATTCTTGTGGAGTATACGATATTTTAAAACACGTAACATTGCATCTACCGCATGCAAAAAAGGTCATGTGAAAATTAACGGTAACACTGCCAAGCCGGGCAAAGAAGTTTTTCCGATGGATGAAATAGTAGTGCGCAAAAATCAAATTGATTATAAACTTACTGTTCTTGACATACCACCAAGTCGTGTTGGCGCAAAATTAGTAGACATATACAGAAAAGATACTACACCAAAAGAAGCCTTTGAGCATAATGAACTATTGCAATATTCAAAAGACTATTATCGTAAAAAAGGAATTGGTAGACCCACAAAAAAAGATAGGCGAGATATTGATGATTATCTAGAAGGTCCTTCAAATACAAATGATGACCAAACAGCAGAACCCAATATTAAAAGTAAAGAAACAGAAGATTAA
- a CDS encoding tail fiber domain-containing protein: MKRNYVSVLIIVAMMCGSFILNAQQKNYINYQGVVRDAENELLVEESVEIGIALKFGATNAPIQYEESHIISTDMNGVFSLQIGSGINSNGDYENLPWGEASFVAVSFNGSELGTTELMAVPYAITSGSDQWIVDGNTITNKNIGEVRITDDLQVFGEFTLNDGNAVNEISDDGTLLDNSSTTLPTQKAVKTYVDSRVVGGGEAQNAVEVPFDNLESGLTAINVQDALDELVIAGMGGTDDDMDSTNELQDISLSGTDLSISDGSTIDLSTIIPPGGTDDQNAFEVPFDNTGTGLAAGDTQAAIVELAAGGLVDTDDQDLSLSGTTLQITDGASVDLSTIIPPGGTDDQEASEVPFDNTGTGLAAADTQAAIAELAAGGLVDTDDQGLVLTGDVLSIEDGVGNVDFSDFFNRTTRHGLLVGDDGIIDGLVGTADGQVAKWDAALGNWVAGTDEVGGGSGSSVWGDIADGINYNDGNVSIGQNSPGHLPDASQYFTVSGGVTDGDFGAIEIKGRQNTIGMPIGRFGFLSLSNIGSTFEIARIEARISDGAQFLGDLGFFTMNGSDGTDASLQERMTIKRTGNVGIGVINPTSKLEVDGIIRSTTLMGSGDRNVVADVDGNLKIGAIGGSSLWMVNDDGIYFDGGYVGIGIDNPVTNLDIFSRRSNPLRLETFASQNWISYNNSNGYIGYTGIFNGANDMDFGTGVLNTIGKVHLVTGASPKLTLIPNGNVGIGTINPTANLHLIGNSNLNKPLLKLEEEGNDYARLEFKNTESDAFWHVAGVGEDGFGSGSNSKINFYFNNDQGAGNRMTITGDGRVGVNTSNPSARLTIYQDGQDVGNGLSFSDGGPNEDWHITHGYGLRFHYGNTLKAFINASTGAYTVSSDRRLKKDIEPLPSVLDKVSLLKPSTYVYKADTTKTKTLGLIAQDVQPLFPEFVSKSDGDGMLGVNYSGFSVVALRAIQEQQFIIEKQSEKISNLEERLRRLEARIGK; the protein is encoded by the coding sequence ATGAAAAGAAATTACGTTTCAGTACTGATAATAGTTGCCATGATGTGTGGCTCTTTTATACTAAATGCACAGCAGAAGAATTATATTAATTATCAAGGGGTGGTAAGAGATGCCGAAAATGAATTATTGGTAGAAGAATCCGTTGAAATCGGTATAGCTTTAAAATTTGGCGCTACCAACGCACCTATTCAATATGAAGAAAGTCATATTATTTCAACAGATATGAATGGCGTTTTTAGTCTGCAAATTGGTAGCGGAATTAACAGTAATGGTGATTATGAGAATTTACCATGGGGAGAAGCCTCATTTGTTGCGGTTTCTTTTAATGGTTCAGAACTGGGCACGACCGAATTAATGGCAGTGCCATACGCAATAACTTCAGGTAGTGATCAGTGGATAGTTGACGGAAATACTATAACGAATAAAAATATAGGTGAAGTCCGTATTACTGATGATTTACAAGTTTTTGGTGAGTTTACATTAAATGATGGTAATGCTGTGAATGAAATATCTGATGATGGAACGTTATTAGATAACAGTAGTACTACTTTACCAACACAAAAAGCTGTGAAGACCTATGTTGATAGTAGGGTTGTTGGTGGTGGAGAAGCCCAAAATGCAGTGGAAGTACCGTTTGATAATTTGGAATCCGGACTAACGGCAATTAATGTTCAGGATGCTTTAGATGAACTTGTTATCGCAGGAATGGGAGGTACTGATGATGATATGGATTCTACTAATGAGTTACAAGATATCAGTCTTTCTGGAACAGATTTAAGTATTTCAGATGGCTCTACAATAGATTTATCTACAATAATTCCTCCTGGAGGAACAGATGACCAAAACGCTTTTGAGGTTCCTTTTGATAATACGGGTACAGGTCTTGCTGCAGGAGACACTCAGGCGGCAATAGTAGAATTGGCAGCTGGCGGCTTGGTAGATACTGATGATCAAGATTTATCATTATCGGGTACAACCTTACAAATTACAGATGGTGCTAGTGTAGATCTTTCTACTATTATTCCCCCGGGAGGTACGGATGACCAAGAAGCATCGGAAGTTCCTTTCGACAATACAGGAACGGGTCTTGCGGCTGCGGACACACAAGCAGCAATAGCAGAATTGGCAGCTGGCGGCTTGGTAGATACGGATGATCAAGGTTTGGTCCTAACGGGTGATGTACTTTCTATTGAAGATGGTGTTGGGAATGTTGATTTTAGCGATTTTTTTAATCGAACTACCAGGCACGGACTTTTAGTAGGGGATGACGGAATTATAGATGGATTAGTTGGAACAGCTGATGGTCAAGTGGCAAAGTGGGATGCAGCCTTAGGTAATTGGGTTGCAGGCACTGATGAAGTTGGTGGAGGTAGCGGAAGTTCAGTTTGGGGCGATATAGCTGATGGAATCAATTATAATGATGGGAATGTAAGCATTGGTCAAAATTCACCTGGACATTTACCAGATGCTTCGCAATATTTTACGGTATCGGGTGGGGTAACAGATGGTGATTTCGGTGCAATAGAAATAAAAGGGAGACAGAACACTATTGGCATGCCAATAGGAAGGTTTGGTTTTCTTTCATTAAGTAATATAGGTTCAACTTTTGAAATTGCTCGCATAGAAGCGAGAATTTCAGATGGTGCTCAATTTCTTGGAGATTTGGGTTTTTTTACTATGAATGGGTCAGACGGAACTGATGCTTCGCTTCAAGAACGAATGACCATTAAAAGAACTGGTAATGTTGGTATTGGTGTTATAAACCCAACAAGTAAGTTAGAAGTAGATGGTATTATTCGTTCTACTACTTTAATGGGGTCTGGTGATCGCAATGTAGTAGCAGATGTAGATGGTAATTTGAAAATAGGTGCCATTGGTGGTAGTTCGCTTTGGATGGTAAACGACGATGGTATTTATTTTGATGGAGGGTATGTTGGTATTGGTATAGATAATCCTGTTACAAATTTGGATATATTTAGTAGAAGGTCTAATCCTTTAAGATTAGAAACTTTTGCATCTCAAAATTGGATAAGCTATAATAATTCTAATGGTTATATTGGTTATACAGGCATCTTTAATGGAGCTAATGATATGGATTTTGGTACTGGTGTATTAAATACTATAGGAAAGGTGCATTTAGTTACTGGTGCTTCTCCAAAGTTAACATTAATTCCTAATGGTAATGTAGGTATTGGCACAATTAATCCTACGGCCAATTTACATTTAATTGGGAATTCAAATCTAAACAAGCCTTTATTAAAACTGGAAGAGGAAGGAAATGATTACGCAAGATTGGAATTTAAAAATACCGAAAGCGATGCATTTTGGCATGTTGCAGGTGTGGGTGAAGATGGATTTGGCAGTGGATCAAATAGTAAAATAAATTTTTATTTTAATAACGACCAAGGAGCTGGAAATAGAATGACCATTACAGGGGATGGTAGGGTAGGTGTTAATACTAGTAATCCATCTGCAAGATTGACTATTTATCAAGATGGTCAAGATGTAGGTAATGGTCTGAGCTTTAGTGATGGTGGCCCAAATGAAGATTGGCATATTACCCATGGTTATGGCTTAAGGTTTCATTATGGGAATACATTAAAAGCTTTTATAAATGCCAGTACAGGGGCTTATACTGTTAGTTCCGATAGACGACTTAAAAAGGATATTGAGCCTTTACCAAGTGTTTTAGATAAAGTATCTCTTCTTAAGCCATCAACTTATGTTTACAAGGCAGATACGACAAAAACAAAAACTTTAGGACTTATAGCTCAAGATGTGCAGCCATTATTTCCTGAGTTTGTCAGTAAAAGTGATGGTGATGGTATGCTCGGAGTTAATTACTCGGGTTTTAGTGTGGTAGCATTGCGTGCTATTCAAGAGCAACAATTTATAATAGAAAAACAGTCAGAAAAAATATCAAATTTAGAAGAAAGACTACGTAGACTAGAGGCAAGAATTGGTAAATAA
- a CDS encoding outer membrane beta-barrel protein, protein MKKTILVAFMALSGFYGMAQGDSGFGIKGGLNYNANGDYFESAGDVARNPDRNIGYHVGIFGKIGASKVYVRPELVYTKTKSDYDGADFDMSKLDVPVLLGINLVGPLHVFAGPSFQYILDTEFDGITIDDVENDFSVGMNIGAGVNLGKLGIDLRYERGFSDNEASFINTNITNLGPSRIDTRPDQLILSLSLTM, encoded by the coding sequence ATGAAAAAAACAATTTTAGTTGCCTTCATGGCACTCTCTGGGTTTTATGGAATGGCACAGGGTGATTCGGGATTTGGTATTAAAGGAGGATTAAATTACAACGCAAACGGAGATTATTTTGAATCTGCGGGAGATGTTGCTAGAAATCCTGATAGAAACATTGGGTACCATGTAGGTATCTTCGGAAAAATTGGTGCTTCTAAAGTTTATGTTAGACCAGAGTTGGTATATACTAAAACAAAGTCTGATTATGACGGAGCTGATTTTGACATGAGCAAATTAGATGTGCCGGTATTATTAGGCATCAACTTGGTTGGACCGTTGCATGTTTTTGCTGGACCTAGTTTTCAATACATTTTAGATACTGAATTTGACGGTATTACTATTGACGATGTGGAAAATGATTTTTCAGTTGGCATGAATATTGGTGCTGGAGTAAACCTTGGTAAATTAGGGATAGATTTACGCTATGAGAGAGGGTTTAGTGACAACGAAGCTTCATTTATAAATACCAACATTACAAATCTAGGTCCAAGTAGAATAGATACTAGACCAGATCAATTGATATTGAGTTTGTCTTTAACGATGTAA
- a CDS encoding PorP/SprF family type IX secretion system membrane protein: MNKYFLTIIITLAGLFMGHAQQDAQYTQYMYNTISVNPAYAGSRGVLSIAALHRSQWVGLDGAPTTQTLNFHTPVSEHVGLGLSVVNDEIGNGTNQDTYIDAAFSYTVNTSEEGKLSFGLKAGGHLFNVDFTKLRNYGAESNLPNIDNKFSPNFGAGIYYHTDRFYAGLSVPNFLQTEHFDSSDSNSSSLIAQERMNFYLITGYVFDLKNNVKFKPAALIKAVKGAPLQVDLSANFLFNDKFSLGAAYRWDAALSALFGFQLNDQFMIGLAYDKETTDLGATRFNDGSFEIMLRYEFLNKYKRVITPRFF; this comes from the coding sequence ATGAACAAATATTTTCTAACCATTATAATTACCCTTGCGGGACTCTTTATGGGGCATGCCCAGCAAGACGCTCAGTACACGCAGTACATGTACAATACGATATCTGTGAACCCTGCGTATGCAGGTTCCCGAGGGGTGCTCAGCATCGCCGCACTGCACCGTTCGCAGTGGGTGGGGCTTGACGGCGCACCTACGACGCAGACATTGAACTTCCATACACCGGTATCCGAACATGTAGGATTGGGGCTATCGGTGGTGAACGATGAGATCGGTAACGGTACCAACCAGGATACCTACATAGACGCCGCGTTCAGCTATACGGTCAACACGTCAGAGGAAGGAAAGCTTTCCTTCGGACTGAAGGCCGGTGGCCACCTGTTCAACGTGGATTTTACCAAACTTAGGAACTACGGGGCGGAGAGCAACCTACCGAACATCGATAACAAGTTCTCGCCGAACTTCGGTGCGGGGATCTATTACCATACGGATCGGTTCTATGCAGGGCTATCGGTACCGAACTTTTTACAGACCGAGCATTTCGACAGTTCGGATTCTAACAGTTCCAGCCTTATCGCACAAGAGCGTATGAACTTCTATTTGATCACGGGGTATGTGTTCGATCTTAAGAACAACGTAAAGTTCAAACCAGCGGCATTGATCAAAGCGGTAAAGGGAGCACCGTTACAAGTAGACCTTAGTGCAAACTTTTTGTTCAACGACAAGTTCTCTTTGGGAGCGGCGTACAGATGGGACGCGGCGCTGAGCGCCCTGTTCGGTTTTCAGTTGAACGACCAGTTCATGATCGGTCTGGCGTACGACAAGGAAACGACCGATCTTGGAGCTACCAGGTTCAACGACGGCTCTTTCGAGATCATGCTGAGATATGAATTTCTTAACAAGTACAAACGAGTGATCACCCCAAGATTCTTTTAA
- the tgt gene encoding tRNA guanosine(34) transglycosylase Tgt, which yields MKFTLHNTDLQSKARAGTIVTDHGTIETPIFMPVGTVASVKGVHQKELREEVNPDIILGNTYHLFLRPKTEILKKAGGLHKFMGWDRNILTDSGGYQVYSLSGNRKIKEEGVKFKSHIDGSMHLFTPENVMEIQRVIGADIIMAFDECTPYPCEYNYAKRSMHMTHRWLDRCINHLEKTPFEYDYAQTFFPIVQGSTYKDLRRQSAEYIANAGAEGNAIGGLSVGEPAEEMYGMTEVVCEILPEDKPRYLMGVGTPINILENIALGIDMFDCVMPTRNARNGMLFTAHGTINIKNKKWEDDFSPIDEMGTTFVDREYSKAYLRHLFAANEYLGKQIATIHNLGFYMWLVREARKHIIAGDFRTWKDMMVKQMDKRL from the coding sequence TTGAAGTTTACACTACACAATACCGATTTACAATCAAAAGCTAGGGCAGGTACTATTGTTACCGATCATGGTACTATTGAAACCCCCATATTTATGCCGGTGGGCACGGTAGCCTCTGTAAAAGGAGTGCATCAAAAAGAATTAAGAGAAGAGGTAAATCCAGATATTATTCTTGGAAATACCTATCATTTATTTCTTAGACCCAAAACTGAGATTTTAAAGAAAGCTGGCGGACTCCATAAATTTATGGGTTGGGATAGAAATATTCTTACAGATAGTGGTGGTTACCAAGTATATTCTTTATCCGGAAATAGGAAGATTAAAGAAGAAGGGGTCAAGTTTAAATCGCACATTGACGGATCCATGCATTTGTTTACGCCAGAGAATGTGATGGAAATTCAACGTGTAATCGGTGCAGATATTATCATGGCCTTTGATGAGTGCACGCCTTACCCATGTGAATATAACTACGCCAAACGTTCTATGCATATGACGCATAGGTGGTTAGATAGATGTATCAATCATTTGGAGAAAACACCTTTTGAGTATGATTATGCACAAACATTTTTTCCTATCGTACAAGGGTCTACTTATAAAGATTTAAGAAGGCAATCTGCAGAATATATTGCAAATGCAGGAGCTGAAGGGAATGCAATTGGCGGATTATCTGTTGGTGAGCCAGCTGAAGAAATGTATGGTATGACAGAGGTGGTGTGTGAAATTCTACCAGAAGATAAACCAAGGTACCTTATGGGTGTTGGTACACCTATTAATATCTTGGAGAATATAGCCTTGGGCATAGATATGTTTGATTGTGTGATGCCTACTAGAAACGCTAGAAACGGAATGTTGTTTACGGCCCACGGTACCATTAACATTAAGAACAAAAAGTGGGAAGATGATTTTTCTCCTATTGATGAAATGGGAACTACCTTTGTAGACCGTGAATATTCTAAAGCGTATTTAAGACATTTATTCGCTGCTAATGAATATTTGGGTAAACAAATTGCCACAATTCATAACTTAGGCTTTTATATGTGGTTGGTGCGTGAAGCGCGTAAACATATAATTGCAGGAGATTTTAGAACCTGGAAAGATATGATGGTAAAACAAATGGATAAAAGGCTATAA
- a CDS encoding shikimate kinase, with translation MKIVLVGYMGSGKTTVGRIVANHLNIKFLDLDDYIEEGENMSIASIFETKGEIYFRKKEIEYLQEIFSNEDSFVLSLGGGTPCFGKNMELVNEKTANSFYLNVGINELTDRLKKEKSHRPMIAHLEDEKLTEFIGMHLFERSFFYNQAHQKIKSNNNTPTEIAEMIVNKLV, from the coding sequence GTGAAAATAGTTTTAGTCGGTTACATGGGTAGTGGTAAAACAACCGTAGGTAGAATAGTTGCTAACCATTTGAATATTAAATTTTTAGATTTGGATGACTATATTGAAGAAGGTGAAAATATGTCTATTGCTTCCATTTTTGAGACTAAAGGAGAGATATATTTCAGGAAAAAAGAAATAGAATATCTTCAGGAAATTTTTTCTAATGAAGATAGTTTTGTGCTTTCATTAGGTGGTGGTACACCTTGTTTTGGAAAAAATATGGAGCTGGTCAATGAAAAAACTGCCAACTCTTTTTATTTGAATGTGGGTATAAATGAACTTACCGATCGTTTAAAGAAAGAAAAAAGTCATCGCCCAATGATTGCTCATTTAGAAGATGAAAAGTTAACTGAGTTTATTGGCATGCATTTATTCGAGAGAAGCTTTTTCTACAATCAGGCACATCAGAAAATAAAGAGCAATAATAATACCCCAACTGAAATTGCAGAAATGATCGTAAATAAATTAGTCTAA
- a CDS encoding FKBP-type peptidyl-prolyl cis-trans isomerase, translated as MKLRNAYLLIAGLIILGSCRNDDDAIGEVVPPRLLSEVTIEDDAEIIEFLKTHFYNDDEFETPPEGFDFKIKFDTIAGDNSSRQSLFDSPNLITQTITVDSENLGRPDDDEVVDQTLYTLVVRQGVAEGKPTIGDFCILRYEGLLLDGTLFDASVNQPIRFNLSSVVQGFGNGMKNFQTGNGPIENGDGTVSYEGYGIGAIFMPAALAYFDSSPNTVVPTYSPLIFKVDAFTYEPDSDFDGDGIPSILEDINGNGNLTDDNTDEDLEGFTVFLANFNDTDDDGDGILTIDEIELDADGNFVGFLDTDGDGTPDHLDNDL; from the coding sequence ATGAAATTAAGAAATGCATACTTACTAATAGCTGGCTTAATTATTTTAGGTTCATGTAGAAATGATGATGATGCTATTGGTGAAGTTGTACCACCAAGGTTATTGAGTGAAGTTACCATAGAGGATGATGCTGAGATTATAGAGTTTTTGAAGACTCATTTTTATAATGATGATGAGTTTGAAACGCCACCAGAAGGATTCGATTTTAAGATAAAATTCGATACTATTGCTGGCGACAACAGTTCTAGACAATCACTTTTTGATAGTCCTAATTTAATTACTCAAACAATTACTGTTGATTCTGAAAATTTGGGGAGACCGGATGATGATGAGGTAGTTGATCAAACTCTTTACACACTTGTAGTAAGACAAGGAGTAGCTGAAGGCAAACCAACAATTGGTGATTTTTGTATTCTTAGATATGAAGGATTATTATTGGATGGTACTCTTTTTGATGCTTCCGTTAATCAACCAATTCGCTTTAATCTTTCTTCTGTAGTGCAAGGTTTTGGTAACGGTATGAAAAACTTCCAAACAGGTAACGGTCCTATAGAAAATGGAGATGGTACCGTTAGTTATGAAGGATATGGAATTGGGGCTATTTTTATGCCAGCGGCATTAGCTTATTTTGATTCATCTCCTAATACCGTAGTACCAACATATTCGCCACTAATTTTTAAGGTAGATGCATTTACATATGAACCAGATTCAGATTTTGATGGTGATGGAATTCCTTCAATTTTAGAAGATATAAACGGAAACGGTAATCTTACTGATGATAATACTGATGAAGACTTAGAAGGATTTACGGTGTTTTTAGCAAACTTTAATGATACCGATGATGACGGTGACGGTATTTTAACAATTGACGAAATTGAGTTGGATGCCGATGGTAATTTTGTTGGTTTCCTTGATACGGATGGTGACGGAACTCCCGATCATCTTGATAACGACTTATAG
- a CDS encoding OmpA family protein: protein MKKTGYIFCGLAVMAIMASAQDKKVKKADTKFTNYAYASAIRSYEELVKDGNTEEDIYKNLGNANYLNANYEEASIWYGKLFALEGADIDPEYMYRYAQTLKSLEKYGESDTWMNKFKNARSNDQRGVLYGDNQDYLEQIAERSGRYELKNIGLNSKVSDFAPAFYEDGLVFSTARDSGLLTKNIHRWNNGSFLNLYKAEQDDQGNFTNVDKLSKKLNKKTHESSTAFTKDGQTMYFTRNNSDDGKFERDEEGVSRLKIYRAKLIEGEWKDIEELPFNGDSYSVAHPTLNNDETKLYFASDMPGTKGESDIYVVDINTDGTFGTPKNLGPRINTEARETFPFVTESDKLYFSSDGHPGLGGLDVFATDLNNETGEIYNVGRPLNGEEDDFSYIINEGTKKGFFASNRKGGQGNDDIYGFIEMTPLDFTCHTNITGIVKDEKTNALLADASVTVYDKDNKMVSSSSTDANGAFEMEGNCGEGSYKVVATKTDYVEGNKTFMTVKAEDLTGIEIVLAQVDPSAPVGTDLAKYLNKEPIYFDFDKYFIREDAKISIGKVLAYLNEHPNVNVQVRSHTDSRANDSYNMQLSANRAKATAEYLIAAGIPSNRISYEGYGETELTNGCSNNVPCSKENHQLNRRSEFIVVE from the coding sequence ATGAAAAAAACAGGATATATTTTTTGTGGCTTGGCGGTAATGGCCATAATGGCGAGCGCACAGGACAAGAAAGTAAAGAAAGCGGATACGAAATTCACGAACTACGCCTATGCCTCTGCGATACGATCGTACGAAGAGCTGGTCAAGGACGGGAATACGGAGGAGGATATCTATAAGAACCTGGGCAACGCGAACTATCTGAACGCGAACTATGAAGAGGCATCGATCTGGTACGGCAAGCTGTTCGCACTTGAAGGTGCGGACATCGATCCGGAGTATATGTACAGATATGCACAGACATTGAAGTCATTGGAGAAATACGGAGAGTCCGACACATGGATGAACAAGTTCAAGAACGCCAGATCTAACGATCAACGCGGCGTACTATATGGCGATAACCAAGATTATCTGGAACAGATCGCGGAACGTTCGGGGAGGTACGAACTCAAGAACATAGGTCTGAACTCGAAGGTATCTGACTTTGCGCCCGCTTTTTATGAAGACGGACTGGTGTTCTCCACGGCAAGGGACAGCGGACTGCTAACGAAGAACATCCATAGATGGAACAATGGATCTTTCTTGAACCTGTACAAAGCTGAACAGGACGATCAGGGCAATTTCACCAATGTGGACAAGCTCTCCAAGAAACTGAACAAGAAGACCCATGAATCGTCAACGGCATTCACCAAGGACGGACAGACGATGTACTTTACACGTAACAACTCTGACGACGGTAAGTTCGAAAGGGACGAAGAAGGAGTGAGTAGATTAAAAATATATAGGGCAAAATTGATAGAAGGCGAATGGAAAGATATCGAGGAACTGCCCTTTAACGGGGACAGCTATTCGGTGGCACACCCGACGCTGAACAACGACGAAACCAAATTGTACTTCGCTTCCGATATGCCGGGAACGAAAGGGGAGTCGGATATCTACGTTGTGGATATCAACACGGACGGTACATTTGGTACACCGAAGAACCTTGGACCAAGAATCAATACGGAGGCCAGGGAGACCTTTCCGTTCGTGACGGAATCGGATAAACTCTATTTCTCTTCGGACGGGCACCCGGGACTAGGGGGACTTGACGTCTTCGCGACCGACCTGAACAATGAAACGGGCGAGATCTACAATGTAGGACGCCCTTTGAACGGAGAGGAAGACGACTTCTCGTACATTATAAACGAAGGGACCAAGAAAGGCTTTTTCGCATCGAACAGAAAAGGAGGACAGGGCAATGACGATATCTATGGTTTTATAGAAATGACGCCGTTGGACTTCACCTGTCATACAAATATTACGGGAATCGTAAAGGACGAAAAGACCAATGCACTGTTAGCGGATGCATCGGTAACGGTATACGACAAGGACAACAAAATGGTATCTAGCTCGAGTACGGATGCCAATGGAGCATTCGAAATGGAAGGCAACTGCGGCGAAGGAAGTTATAAGGTAGTGGCGACCAAGACGGATTACGTGGAAGGCAACAAGACCTTCATGACGGTAAAGGCAGAAGACCTTACGGGTATAGAGATCGTACTGGCACAGGTAGACCCATCCGCGCCTGTAGGCACGGATCTTGCGAAATACCTGAACAAAGAACCGATCTACTTCGATTTCGACAAGTACTTCATCAGGGAAGATGCCAAGATCAGCATAGGAAAGGTATTGGCATACCTTAACGAACACCCTAACGTAAACGTACAGGTACGCTCGCATACAGATTCAAGGGCGAACGATAGCTACAACATGCAATTATCGGCTAACAGGGCAAAGGCCACGGCCGAGTATCTAATAGCAGCTGGCATACCGAGTAACAGAATCTCATATGAAGGCTATGGAGAGACGGAGCTTACCAACGGTTGTAGCAACAATGTACCATGTAGCAAAGAAAACCATCAACTGAACAGAAGATCGGAGTTTATAGTAGTGGAATAA
- a CDS encoding T9SS type A sorting domain-containing protein → MKRQLLLFTCLFYSICSIAQSIDRSVVASQGNTLGNADISVGFTIGEPLVGLVAEDGAVDQGFWTGYGLLITPLSLDEDDIEILVYPNPVIESVTVTSPEHNIDGMELFAINGQKVSSQLFDTGTTKNEIDMTTHANGVYILRLYIAERTEIKEYKLIKK, encoded by the coding sequence ATGAAAAGACAACTACTTCTATTTACATGCTTGTTCTACAGTATATGCTCCATTGCCCAATCTATAGACCGAAGTGTGGTTGCAAGCCAAGGAAATACCTTAGGTAATGCTGATATTTCTGTAGGGTTTACCATAGGTGAGCCCTTGGTAGGTTTGGTAGCAGAAGATGGTGCTGTTGACCAAGGATTTTGGACAGGTTATGGTCTTTTGATCACACCGTTAAGTCTTGATGAAGATGATATAGAAATACTGGTATACCCTAACCCCGTTATTGAAAGTGTTACGGTTACTTCTCCTGAACATAATATTGACGGTATGGAGCTCTTTGCCATAAACGGACAAAAAGTATCATCACAATTATTTGACACTGGGACTACTAAAAATGAAATTGACATGACTACACATGCCAATGGGGTCTACATATTAAGATTATACATAGCAGAAAGAACGGAAATCAAAGAATATAAACTGATTAAAAAATAG